In the Alphaproteobacteria bacterium genome, CCAGCGTCGCCATGTAGGCGCCGATCGCGATGAACGCGCCGTGGCCGAAATTGAGCACGTCCATCAGCCCGAAGATCAGCGTCAGGCCGGACGCCATCACGAAGATCATCATGCCCATTGCGAGCCCGGCGATGGTCAGCGTCACCCAGGTCGAGCCGGACGGGATGAACGGCAGCGCCGCGAGCGCCAGCACCACCGGCAGCAATAGCGGCAGGTAATCCGCGCGCACCTTCGGCAGCGCCGCGCCGACATCGGTGTCCGTTGCGCTCATTGGTGGGTATCCAGGCTCAATCCCAGCAGCCGGTGCTGGAGTTGCTCGTCGGCGGCGAGTGCCGCCATCGTGCCGGAGTGAACGACGCTGCCGTTGTCCATCACGCTCACGGTGTCGCCGATCTCCTGCGCGACGCGGAAATTCTGCTCCACCAGGAGGATGGTGGCGCCGCGGCGCTTCACTTCCTTCAGGCAATCGATCAGCGCGCCGATGATCGCCGGTGCCAGCCCTTTCGTAGGCTCGTCGATCAGCAGCAACCGGCGCTCCTCGATCAGGGAGCGCGCGAACGAAAGCATCTGCTTCTGCCCGCCCGAGAGCGTGCCGGCGCGCGAGAGCCAGAACTTCTTCAGCGGCGGGAAGAAGCCGAAAATCCAGTCGAGACGCGTCTCATCCATTTCGCCGGCGCGCGCCGCAAGCACGAGGTTCTCGCGCACCGTAAGATCGGAGAACACCGCCATCGTCTCGGGCACATAGCCGATGCCGGCGCGCGCGATGTCCGGCGTGCCCAGCGCCTCGATGCGCGTCTCCCCAAGCCGGATCTCGCCGGCGGAGGCGCGCCAGAGCCCCATGATGGTGCGCAACGTCGTGGTCTTGCCCGCGCCGTTGCGGCCGAGCAGCATGGCGGTCTTGCCCTCCGGCACGGCGAGCGCGACGCCGTGCAGGATGTGATAGCGCCCGATATGCGTCTCGACGCCCGAAAGGGTGAGCAAATCGCTCATGCGAAGAAAACTCGATTGTCATCCCGGAAGCCGCCGCAGGCGGCTATCCGGGACCCAGTAAACACCGCCGGCGCGATGTCGCACGGACTGTGTTTACTGGATCCCGGCTCTCGCTGCGCTCGGCCGGGATGACGACGGTATGTGCTCATGCGGCCTTCTCGCCGAACGAGCCGAGGTAAGCCTCCTGCACCAACGGCGAGGCGATCACCTCGGCGGGCTTGCCGTCGGCGACCAGCTTGCCGTTGTGCAGCACGATGATGCGGTCGGCGAGCGAGCGCACCACGTCCATCTTGTGCTCGACCAGCAGGATGATTTTCGACGTGTCGCGCTTCAATTGCGCGATCAGGTCGAGCACGACGGGCACCTCGTCGACGCTCATCCCGGCGGTCGGCTCGTCGAACATGAAGATCTTGGGCTCGAGAGCGATCATCAGCGCAACCTCGAGCTTGCGCTGATCGCCATGCGACAGCGCCGCGGCCGGGACGTCGCACCGAGCGCTGAGCGCGACGCGTTCGAGCACGGCATCTGCGCGCGCGATCAGCCCGGTATGGCGCATCCAGGGGCGGAGCATGTCGTAATGCACGCCGGCGGCCGATTGCACGGCGAGGCGCACGTTCTCGGCAACGGAGAGCCGCGGGAAGAGATTGGTGAGCTGGAACGCGCGGCCGAGGCCCGCGCGTGTGCGCGCCGGCGCGGGAAGCCGCGTGATGTTGCGCCCGTCGAGCAGCACTTCACCCGCGCTCGCCGCGAGCTGACCGGAGATCAGGTTGAAATAGGTGGTCTTGCCTGCGCCATTCGGGCCGACGATGGCGGTCAGTTCACCCGGGCGAAACACGCAGCTCACGCCATCGACCGCGACATGGCCGCCGAAGCGGATGGTGAGCGAGCGGGTTTCGAGGGAGGTCATGCGGTGGTCGCCCCAGGCCCGCTGCCATACCTCCCCCTGCAAGGGGGAGGTCGACGGGCAAGGCGCGTCGGGTGGGGGTCATCTTCCGCCGCAGACCCCCACCCCAACCCTCCCCCTTTCAGGGGGAGGGAGTCGACGGAGCTCGCGGCCGCAGCGTCCATCACCGCTTGTTCTGAATCGGAACCTGCATGTCCTCGATCTTGAGCTCGCGCACGAGTTCCGGAATGCCCCAGGCGACCGCCGGGTTGGCCTTGATCTTGAAGTGATACATGCTTTGGAGCGCCTGATGGTCCTCCTTGCGGAACACCATCTTGCCCTTCGGGGTATCGAACTCGAGGCCCTCCATCGCGGCGATCAGCTTGTCGGTGTCGAGCGACTTCGCTTTGTTCACCGCGGCGACCGCCGCCATCGCGGCGGCAAAGCCGCCTGCGGTGAAGAAGTCCGGCGGCGCATTGAAACGCTTCTGATGCTCGGTCACGAGCCAGTCGTTCACCGGGTTCTTCGGGATGTCGTAGTAATAATAGGTCGCGCCTTCCATGCCGGGCAGCGTCTTGTAGGCTGCCATCGCGGGCAGGATGTTGCCGCCGCTCGAAAGCTCGATGCCATAGCGGCCCGGGTTCATGTCCTGCAGCTTGGTGAGCGGCGTCGGGCCGGCCCAGATCACCCAGATGTACTTCTTGCCCGGCTTGTCCTTGAGCGCATCGAAGAGGCGCTGCGCGGCCGCGGTGAAATCCGTCGTCGCGGCCGGAGCATATTCCTCCGCCGCGAGCGTCGCGCCGGTTTTCGCCAGCGCTGACTTGAACGCTGCCACGCCGTCGCGCCCGAAGGCATTGTCCTGTGCGAGCGTCGCGACCGTCACGCCCTGCTTGCCGATCGCGACCGCGTTCGAAATCGCATCCTGCGAGGAATTACGCGCGGTGCGAAAAATGTAACGGTTCCACTTGTCGCCGGTAATGGAGTCGGCGACCGCCGGCTCGACCAGCAGGATCTTCTTGTTCTCCTCGGCGACGGGGAGCATCGCGAGCGCAGCCGGCGACGCGGTCGTGCCAATGGCGAGCGCGACGCCGTCATCGGCGTAAGCTTCGGCGAGCGCGGACTTCGCCAGATCGGGCTTGCCCTGGTCGTCTTTGGTGATGATGACGATCTTGCGGCCGTCGACCGTCATGGTGCCCTTGGTGGCGTACTCGAAACCCATGCGCAGGCCGGTCTCGGTCTGCTTGGCGTAGGCCTCGAGCGGGCCGGTCTTGCCGTAGATCAGCGCAATCTTGAGGTCTTCGGCTGATGCCCCACTCGCCAGAAGGCCAATCGCTGCCGCAATAACAATCCGTCGCACGCTTTCCTCCCGTGAAATCCGTCGGAAGTCCCTACCAAGGTGCAGTGCACAAAGGCAATGGGGAGTTCCTGCCGGAAGCGGGTTACGCCCTACGTGGCCGAAATATCAGCCTTGGCGCCGCTCCAGCGATGTATCCCGATAGAGTTCGGCGAGGGTGCAACGCAGGCCAAAGTCTTCAAGCACGAGCTCTTCCTCGAGCTTTGTCAGGTGTTGCTCCGTCCAGCCGTTTCTGCCGAGAATTGAAAGGCTGACTTGAACACGATGCTGTTCAATCACGAGCACGCAACGGCAATCCGGATGCCGCTTATAGACGTCGCGCTTGTTTTCAACTGTTCTCTTGTCGCTCGCGGAGACGATCTCCGCCGCGAGATAAAAACGGTCGGAATATCGATCGTCCGGTCCGGGCGGGTCCGCATCGACCACCACGACGTCCGGTTCGGGGTCGTAATCCGGCGTGACTGGCGACAGGTTCAATCCCACACTTTGATAGGATGTCCACTCTGATCGATACTTTTTGAGTGCATCGCGGAGCAGGCTGTCCAGATTGGCCACAATGCGCTGATGCGCTTTCGTGGGGGACGCCATCATCATGGGAACACCGGCGATAAGCTCCCAGTGTTCGCGATCCGGGCGCGAGTCCAGCCAGGAGCGAAACGCCTCGATCGACAAAGGAGCTGAAATTCCGGCCACGCCGTTCTCCCGCTCGTTATCGGCATTCGAGGGTATCACGGCTCCGGTCTCACGGAACAGCCGCACGCTCAGAACGGAATCTCATCATCCAGATCGCCGCGCTTGCCGCCGCCGCCCGCCATCGCGGGCGCCCGTTCGCGTGCGGCCGGACGCGACGAGCCGAAATCGCTGCCTCCGCTCTCGCCATAATCGCCGCCGCCACCGCCGCCACCGGCCCGATCGAGCATGGTCAACGCCGAGTTGAAGCCCTGCAGCACCACTTCGGTCGAATATTTCTCGACCCCCTGCTGATCGGTCCACTTGCGCGTCTGCAGTGCCCCCTCGAGGTAAACCTTGGAGCCTTTCTTGAGATACTGTTCGGCGATCTTGGCGAGGCCCTCGTTGAAGATCACCACGCGATGCCACTCGGTCTTTTCCTTGCGCTCGCCGGTCGCCTTGTCCCGCCAGCTTTCCGAGGTCGCGACGCTCATGTTCACGACCGGCCGGCCGTCCTGCATGCGCCGCACCTCCGGGTCCTTGCCCAGATTGCCGACCAGAATGACCTTGTTGACTGAACCCGCCATTGATGCCTCCACAAACCTTCGAAATTCACCCTACGCGCTTGTTCGTCGGGTCGCCCGCCTGCCGACCACTTGTCCACGCCAATATGGGGTGCGGGCACGCTATTCACATGTGTTCTCTTTTTGTTCTAGCATTCCCTCAACGCTGCCGCAAGGCGATTTGGCGGGTTTTCCGGACTACAGCGCGCCTTCGAGGAACAAGAGCGCCTTCGGCCCCGCATAGGCACCGAAGCCCTCGTCGACCGGATCGACCGACCAGAAATGCCCGGCGCCCGGCACCACGATGCTGCGCACGAAGAACCCGGCCTGCCGCAGCGCCTTGGAGAACGGCTCGGACTGGGTCTTCGGGTCGGCGATGTCGTCCTCGTGGCCGTAGATCAGCAGGAAGCGGGGGCCGTTCTTGTCCACGGTCGCATAGCTCATCGGCGAGGCATCGAAATAGACCTTGCGGTTCACCATAGGCGCACCGCCAAGAAGCTTCTCCACGATGTTGTCGCGCGGGCGCGTGACGAGATCGTGCTCCCACTGCGCCGCCATGTCGTAGACGCCATAGAAGCCGATGACGGTCTTCACTTTCGCCGACACGGCGGCATGCGGATCAGACTTGTATTCGGTCGAGAACAGCGGCTCGTCACCAGCGAGCGCAACCAGCGAGGAGAGATGCGCTCCGGCGCTGTCGCCGATCATCCCGATCCGCTCGGGATCGACGCCGAGCTGGCTTGCATTGGCCCGCACGTATTGCACCGCAGCCTTCGTGTCATAGACCGCGCCGGGCCAAGTCTTCACGCCGGGCTTCATCAGCCGGTATTCGATGGCGAAGACCGCATAGCCGTTCCTGGCGAGATACGTGCCCCAGTTTTTGTAGAACTTGCGATCGCCGATCTGCCAGCCGCCGCCATGCACCCCGACCAGCACCGGCGCCTTCTCGACCCCTTTCGGCAGATAGAGATCGCCGAGCAGCTTCGTGCCGTCGTGCTCGGCGAACACGATGTCGTTGCGGACCGTCACCTCGTATTCGCGCGCGTTCGCTGTCGTCATCATCATCACCGCCGCGAGCGCGGCGCCCCACAGTTTGAGCATGGATCTCCTCCCGCGCCGCCCGTGTTCTGGCGAGGCTTGGGCGGAATGGTAGCGCGGGGCGCAGATCATCGGCTCCCCGCCGGACGCGGAGCCGCCCTGCGCCTGGAGGCGAGCGGTTTCGGCCCCGACCTTGCCTTGAGCCGGGGTCCCATCGCAGAAAAAAAGCCGCGGCCATGTCGAGAACGGCCGTTCCCGAACGTCGTGGGAGTGAAGGGCCCCGCAGGGTCGAACGCACGGGTCAACTCAGGAGGGCGGGCGCCATGAGTCGCTCCTATCGCTGGATCATCGTTGCGGCGGGTGGCCTGCTCGGCTGCGTCGCGATCGGCGCGATGTTCTCGCTGCCGGTATTCCTGGGCGCCATCACCCGCGACACCGGCTGGTCCGTCACCGGCGTGTCGAGCGCGATGACCATCGCGTTTCTCGCGATGGCATCGACCAGCATGGCCTGGGGCAATCTGTCGGACCGCTATGGGACGCGCTTCGTCGTCCTGACCGGCTCCGTGATCCTCGCCGTGAGCCTCGCGCTCGCCAGCCAGACGACTTCGCTGCTCGCGTTTCAGCTCACCTTCGGCCTGTTCATCGGCGGCAGCATCTCGGCGATCTTCGCGCCGATGATGGCTTGCGTCACCGGCTGGTTCGACACGCACCGCAGCCTTGCCGTCTCGCTCGTCTCCGCCGGCATGGGCATGGCGCCGATGACCATGTCGCCGCTCGCCGCATGGCTCGTCTCGGTCCACGACTGGCGGACCTCGATGCTGATCATCGCGGGCATCGTCGCGGCGGTGATGATCCCGGTGGCGTTCCTGGTGCGCCGCCCGCCGGCTCTGGAACGCGGAAACGCCGTACCTGTGCCGGGCGATGCGGATACCGGGATGTCGGTCGCGCAGGCATTGAAGTCGCCCCAGTTCATCACGTTGCTGCTGACCAACTTCTTCTGCTGCGCGACGCATTCCGGCCCGATCATCCACACGGTGAACTATGCGGTGAGCTGCGGCATCCCGCTGATCATGGCGGTCTCGATCTACAGCGTGGAAGGGTTCGCGGGCCTCGGCGGCCGCATCGGCTTTGGCCTCGCCGGGGACAAATTCGGCGCAAAGCGAGTTCTGGTCATCGGCCTGCTGGTCCAGGCGCTGGGCGCGCTTGGCTATCTGGCGGCGCGCGATCTTTCCACGTTCTATGCGGCTGCGGCGCTCTTCGGCTTCGTCTATGCCGGCACCATGCCGCTCTACGCGGCGATCGCGCGAGAGAACTTTCCCCTGCGCATGATGGGAACGGTCATCGGCGGCATCGCGATGGCGGGCAGCCTTGGCATGGCGACAGGACCGGTCGCGGGCGGGCTGATCTACGACTCGTTCGCGAGCTACACGTGGCTCTATCTCGGATCGTTCGGCATGGGGATTGGTGCGTTCCTGATCGCCATGACGTTCAGGCCGTTCCCGAAGGGCCAGGCGGTGCCGGCGGCCGCGTGAGCGTGGGTCGGACACTAACCGCGTTAGAATGGAATTTCGTCGTCTGAGTCGCCCCTTTTCTTAGGTACGCGCGGCGGCTCTATTCGCTTCGGTGTTGTGGGGGGCGGGAGTCGTTTGGTTTCCTGATCCCTCTTCGAACCCCAAATCACTCGGGCGATGGCGTTAAGGACGTCGAGTACTTTCTTTTCTCAACGGACTCTCCGACTACACCTGCGGCTTCAACCGCCAATGCTGCATAGACATCGAAGCGTGTTCGGTCACGGTCGACCTCATGCTGTAGTTCAGTGAGCTTGTTGAAGAGTGAATCGCGCTTGTCTTGCTCGATCTCCAGTTTCCCGAAAATCTCTCGCAGTTGCTCGATGTGGTGTTGGACCTTGAGCTTGGTCGTGGCATCGAACTGAACCGAATAGCCTTGGACCCGCCGACCTCGCAGATTCTCATAGATGTCGGCCTCGGATTGCCCAAAATCTCCCATCTCGACCTCCGTGTAGGCCTAAACGTAGAGATCACGCCCCTAGGAGGGAAGGACGTTCCCGCAGGCAATAGTAGCTATTCACACGCTGATATTCATTCGACACGCTCAATGCCCAATATCCACCAGTGACCCGCCATCCACCGGCAACTGCACGCCGGTAATGAAATTCGCCTCGTCCGAGGCGAGGAACAGCGCGGCGTTCGCCACGTCCCAGGCGGTGCCCATCTTGCGGCGTAGCGGCACGCGCGCGTCGCGCATCGCCGCGACTTCCGCGCGCGGCTTGCCGGTGTGGCGGGCCCGCGTGTCGACCGCCATCGGCGTGTCCATCAGGCCGGGCAGGATCACGTTGCAGCGGATGCCGTATTCGGCGTTCTGGATCGCGATCTGCTGGCAGTAGGCGACCATCGCGGACTTCGAGGCCTTGTAGGCGACGTACGGATATTTCTCCCACGCGGCGAGCGAGGAGATGCCGAGGATCACGCCGGACTTCTGCGCGCGCATGATCGGCAGCACGTGCTTCACCGCCATCACCATGCCGCGCAGGTTCACGGTCAGAACGCGGTCGAAGGCCTCCTCGGTGATCTCTGTCGGCGGCGCATCGCCGCCCGCGATCGAGAAGCCGACATTGTAGTGCAGGATGTCGATGCGGCCCCACTTCGCCTTGCAGGCGTCGATCATCTGTTTCATCGAGGCTTCGCGCGTGACGTCCGCCTCGAACGCCTCGCATTCGCCGGCATTGGTCTCCTTCGCGGCCATCGCGGCGGTTTCTTCCGCCGACTTCACGTCCTTGTCGACACACAGCACCTTCGCGCCTTCCTGCGCGAAGCGGATGACGGTCGCCCGCCCGTTGCCCATGCCGGTTCCGGGCCCTTGGCCCGCGCCGACCACGATCGCGATCTTGTCTTGAAGGCGCATTGTCCGATCTTCCTTGTCAGGTACCCCAAAACGGCACCTTTTCGTTATCCGCAATGCGGGTCGCCCCGCCAGCCCCAACCTGGCATGGCTGGCCTCTCTCACACGGCGCGTGCGATCCATACCAGACCGCGCCAGTCCCCAAATCCGTCGTAGTGAGCGGTGAAGTCGCGTGCGGGATCGCGTTCCAGGCGCAGCCGCTCCATCACGGCCTGCGACCTGACATTGTCGGGCGCCGTGTAGGCGAACACCTCTCTTAGTCCGGCTCGCGTGAAGGCGTCGCGGAGCGCAGCGCGCGCCGCCTCTGTGGCGTAGCCGTGGCCCCACGCGCTGCGCATGAGCCGCCAGCCGACTTCCACGTG is a window encoding:
- a CDS encoding ABC transporter ATP-binding protein, translating into MSDLLTLSGVETHIGRYHILHGVALAVPEGKTAMLLGRNGAGKTTTLRTIMGLWRASAGEIRLGETRIEALGTPDIARAGIGYVPETMAVFSDLTVRENLVLAARAGEMDETRLDWIFGFFPPLKKFWLSRAGTLSGGQKQMLSFARSLIEERRLLLIDEPTKGLAPAIIGALIDCLKEVKRRGATILLVEQNFRVAQEIGDTVSVMDNGSVVHSGTMAALAADEQLQHRLLGLSLDTHQ
- a CDS encoding ABC transporter ATP-binding protein; the encoded protein is MTSLETRSLTIRFGGHVAVDGVSCVFRPGELTAIVGPNGAGKTTYFNLISGQLAASAGEVLLDGRNITRLPAPARTRAGLGRAFQLTNLFPRLSVAENVRLAVQSAAGVHYDMLRPWMRHTGLIARADAVLERVALSARCDVPAAALSHGDQRKLEVALMIALEPKIFMFDEPTAGMSVDEVPVVLDLIAQLKRDTSKIILLVEHKMDVVRSLADRIIVLHNGKLVADGKPAEVIASPLVQEAYLGSFGEKAA
- a CDS encoding alpha/beta hydrolase: MLKLWGAALAAVMMMTTANAREYEVTVRNDIVFAEHDGTKLLGDLYLPKGVEKAPVLVGVHGGGWQIGDRKFYKNWGTYLARNGYAVFAIEYRLMKPGVKTWPGAVYDTKAAVQYVRANASQLGVDPERIGMIGDSAGAHLSSLVALAGDEPLFSTEYKSDPHAAVSAKVKTVIGFYGVYDMAAQWEHDLVTRPRDNIVEKLLGGAPMVNRKVYFDASPMSYATVDKNGPRFLLIYGHEDDIADPKTQSEPFSKALRQAGFFVRSIVVPGAGHFWSVDPVDEGFGAYAGPKALLFLEGAL
- a CDS encoding GNAT family N-acetyltransferase, coding for MIDTGRMRLRRWCEADRDAFAALNADPEVTWDLGGPLDRARSDAKFDRYAAAFDRYGFCRWALECSDGQFLGYAGVMPAAAGHPLGPHVEVGWRLMRSAWGHGYATEAARAALRDAFTRAGLREVFAYTAPDNVRSQAVMERLRLERDPARDFTAHYDGFGDWRGLVWIARAV
- a CDS encoding SDR family oxidoreductase, which translates into the protein MRLQDKIAIVVGAGQGPGTGMGNGRATVIRFAQEGAKVLCVDKDVKSAEETAAMAAKETNAGECEAFEADVTREASMKQMIDACKAKWGRIDILHYNVGFSIAGGDAPPTEITEEAFDRVLTVNLRGMVMAVKHVLPIMRAQKSGVILGISSLAAWEKYPYVAYKASKSAMVAYCQQIAIQNAEYGIRCNVILPGLMDTPMAVDTRARHTGKPRAEVAAMRDARVPLRRKMGTAWDVANAALFLASDEANFITGVQLPVDGGSLVDIGH
- a CDS encoding MFS transporter; translation: MSRSYRWIIVAAGGLLGCVAIGAMFSLPVFLGAITRDTGWSVTGVSSAMTIAFLAMASTSMAWGNLSDRYGTRFVVLTGSVILAVSLALASQTTSLLAFQLTFGLFIGGSISAIFAPMMACVTGWFDTHRSLAVSLVSAGMGMAPMTMSPLAAWLVSVHDWRTSMLIIAGIVAAVMIPVAFLVRRPPALERGNAVPVPGDADTGMSVAQALKSPQFITLLLTNFFCCATHSGPIIHTVNYAVSCGIPLIMAVSIYSVEGFAGLGGRIGFGLAGDKFGAKRVLVIGLLVQALGALGYLAARDLSTFYAAAALFGFVYAGTMPLYAAIARENFPLRMMGTVIGGIAMAGSLGMATGPVAGGLIYDSFASYTWLYLGSFGMGIGAFLIAMTFRPFPKGQAVPAAA
- a CDS encoding single-stranded DNA-binding protein translates to MAGSVNKVILVGNLGKDPEVRRMQDGRPVVNMSVATSESWRDKATGERKEKTEWHRVVIFNEGLAKIAEQYLKKGSKVYLEGALQTRKWTDQQGVEKYSTEVVLQGFNSALTMLDRAGGGGGGGDYGESGGSDFGSSRPAARERAPAMAGGGGKRGDLDDEIPF
- a CDS encoding substrate-binding domain-containing protein, encoding MRRIVIAAAIGLLASGASAEDLKIALIYGKTGPLEAYAKQTETGLRMGFEYATKGTMTVDGRKIVIITKDDQGKPDLAKSALAEAYADDGVALAIGTTASPAALAMLPVAEENKKILLVEPAVADSITGDKWNRYIFRTARNSSQDAISNAVAIGKQGVTVATLAQDNAFGRDGVAAFKSALAKTGATLAAEEYAPAATTDFTAAAQRLFDALKDKPGKKYIWVIWAGPTPLTKLQDMNPGRYGIELSSGGNILPAMAAYKTLPGMEGATYYYYDIPKNPVNDWLVTEHQKRFNAPPDFFTAGGFAAAMAAVAAVNKAKSLDTDKLIAAMEGLEFDTPKGKMVFRKEDHQALQSMYHFKIKANPAVAWGIPELVRELKIEDMQVPIQNKR
- a CDS encoding Uma2 family endonuclease; this encodes MRLFRETGAVIPSNADNERENGVAGISAPLSIEAFRSWLDSRPDREHWELIAGVPMMMASPTKAHQRIVANLDSLLRDALKKYRSEWTSYQSVGLNLSPVTPDYDPEPDVVVVDADPPGPDDRYSDRFYLAAEIVSASDKRTVENKRDVYKRHPDCRCVLVIEQHRVQVSLSILGRNGWTEQHLTKLEEELVLEDFGLRCTLAELYRDTSLERRQG